The following are from one region of the Cyclopterus lumpus isolate fCycLum1 chromosome 21, fCycLum1.pri, whole genome shotgun sequence genome:
- the LOC117750426 gene encoding myc box-dependent-interacting protein 1, which yields MAELNLGKGLTAGKVASNVQKKLTRAQEKVLQKLGKADETKDVAFEEEVINFNKQYTEGSKLQRDLRAYLEAVKAMHESSKNVQSCLADMYEPEWSGKNEVDSIVEDCDVLWTDYHQKLVSNSLISMDTYLGQFPDIKSRIAKRDRKLVDYDSARHNYATTHKTKKKDGGIKITKPSSLLERATPGWAQGILSAHNVAQSSLSRNQAEDELDRAQKVFEEINIDLQEELPSLWNSRVGFYVSTFQSLAGFEEKFHKEIGRLDQDLYDVLEKLEGTDMQKTGTCGASSSGANRSVKEASNHTLRPGGPPPIPKSPSKLRPAMPPPPKVTPCKEMKTENIISLFDAAATPDINVTSPTEPANWDSWHEDSDAQEEETKQNYDPVAAATDAWGDDGSQPIRYDPIAAATEGWGDDGTLPARYDPVAPAQEGGGDDEDQQVHCDPEAEAQEDRGDDCDQLVTEVPTPEDETPAAEAPAEVAEEDTTPAAATLDDEEGQGESAAAAAAPEEEALTEETPEVAKESTEVVASDPEEMPAGFLFKLQVMHDYAANDTDELEMKTGDVVLVIKFDNPDEQDDGWLMGMTQDDWLQNKENAAKGVFPENFTQRL from the exons GTTCTTCAGAAGCTTGGCAAAGCCGATGAGACCAAAGATGTTGCTTTTGAGGAGGAAGTGATCAACTTCAACAAACAATAT ACCGAAGGCAGCAAACTGCAAAGGGACCTTAGGGCATACCTGGAGGCAGTGAAAG CCATGCACGAGTCCTCCAAGAACGTGCAGTCATGTTTGGCTGACATGTATGAACCGGAGTGGTCTGGCAAGAATGAGGTGGATTCCATTGTGGAG GACTGTGATGTGCTGTGGACTGACTACCACCAAAAGTTGGTTTCTAATTCTCTCATCTCCATGGATACTTACCTGGGCCAGTTCCCTGATATCAAG TCACGTATAGCTAAGAGGGACAGGAAGCTGGTCGATTACGACAGTGCCAGGCACAACTATGCCACCACGCACAAGACCAAGAAAAAGGACGGGGGCATTAAAATTACCAAG cCCTCCTCTTTGTTGGAGAGAGCCACCCCAGGCTGGGCTCAGGGTATATTGTCCGCACACAATGTTGCCCAGAGCAGTCTGTCCAGAAACCAG gCTGAGGATGAGTTGGACAGAGCCCAGAAGGTGTTTGAGGAGATTAATATTGACTTGCAAGAGGAATTACCTTCACTCTGGaacag TCGTGTTGGGTTTTACGTCAGCACCTTCCAGAGTTTGGCTGGTTTTGAGGAGAAGTTTCACAAGGAAATTGGCCGG TTGGATCAGGATTTGTATGACGTCTTGGAGAAATTGGAGGGTACAGACATGCA AAAAACAGGTACCTGCGGCGCCTCATCGTCAGGAGCAAATAGGAG TGTAAAAGAAGCATCTAACCACACTCTCAGGCCAGGAGGACCACCACCAATCCCCAAATCTCCATCCAAG CTCAGGCCTGCAATGCCTCCTCCACCCAAGGTGACCCCATGTAAGGAGATGAAAACTGAGAACATCATCAGCCTGTTTGATGCTGCAGCTACTCCTGATATCAACGTCACCTCCCCTACAGAG CCTGCAAACTGGGACTCATGG CATGAGGACAGTGATGCACAGGAAGAGGAGACCAAGCAGAATTATGACCCCGTGGCTGCTGCCACAGACGCCTGGGGTGATGATGGTTCACAGCCGATCCGCTATGACCCCATAGCAGCTGCCACAGAGGGCTGGGGGGATGACGGAACCCTACCGGCTCGCTATGACCCTGTGGCTCCGGctcaggagggagggggggatgatGAGGACCAGCAGGTTCATTGCGATCCCGAGGCTGAAGCCCAGGAGGACAGGGGCGATGATTGTGACCAGCTGGTCACAGAGGTGCCTACCCCCGAGGATGAAACACCTGCAGCTGAGGCTCCAGCTGAAGTCGCTGAGGAAGACACCACACCAGCTGCTGCTACGTTGGATGATGAAGAGGGTCAG GGTGagtctgcagcagctgctgcagcacccGAGGAAGAAGCATTAACAGAGGAG ACGCCTGAAGTAGCAAAAGAATCAACAGAGGTAGTAGCATCAGATCCCGAAGAAATGCCTGCTGGCTTCTTGTTCAAG CTCCAGGTGATGCATGATTATGCTGCCAACGACACAGACGAACTGGAGATGAAGACCGGTGATGTGGTGCTGGTAATCAAGTTTGACAACCCTGACgaacag GATGATGGCTGGCTGATGGGAATGACGCAGGATGACTGGctgcaaaataaagaaaatgccgCCAAAGGAGTATTCCCAGAGAACTTCACCCAGAGGCTGTGA